In Fructilactobacillus cliffordii, a single genomic region encodes these proteins:
- a CDS encoding APC family permease encodes MRNRIFKQESVTNYMKADARLKRTLGAWDLVALGIGAVIGTGIFILPGHEAAQHAGPAVAIAFLLAALLSGVVGMAYAEFSSAMPIAGSAYSFGTVVYGEIVGWIIGWALILEYFLAVSAEATGFAAYFNNNLLAPLGVKLPTALQAGPLEGGMVNVTAVLIILVIALIIAKGADLSKKVENTAVVVKVAIIIIFIGIGVFYIKSGNYVPFYPKQFRGAPFGLGGISTAAATVFFAFIGFDALAANSAETINPKRNVVRGILGTVLIAVVLYVAFSLVLVGMVHYTQLNVDDPAAYALHVVHLDGWNKLITIGALFGIFTAMVTMFFGGSRLVYALGRDGLLSKKMGQVDEKTKVPRNAVVIALVVQAFFAGVVPLEQLASLINAGTLLAFACISFGIIPLRKRKDIPNDGFKMPWYPVLPILAGLCSIYFIIMLPNATKLAVGLWIVIGLIVYFTYGLWHSKLQQRDQSE; translated from the coding sequence ATGCGAAATCGGATTTTTAAACAAGAATCAGTTACTAATTACATGAAGGCCGATGCTCGGTTAAAACGGACGCTCGGCGCATGGGACCTGGTCGCGCTGGGCATTGGGGCCGTGATTGGAACCGGAATCTTTATTTTGCCAGGCCACGAAGCGGCGCAACACGCCGGCCCGGCGGTAGCAATTGCCTTTTTACTGGCAGCCTTATTGTCGGGAGTCGTGGGCATGGCATATGCCGAATTTTCCTCCGCCATGCCGATTGCGGGGTCAGCCTACTCGTTTGGAACGGTGGTTTACGGTGAAATCGTCGGTTGGATTATCGGTTGGGCGCTAATCTTGGAGTACTTCTTGGCGGTTTCTGCCGAAGCGACTGGGTTTGCCGCCTACTTTAACAATAACCTGTTGGCGCCCCTCGGGGTGAAATTACCCACCGCATTGCAGGCTGGTCCACTCGAAGGAGGAATGGTGAACGTGACTGCTGTCCTGATTATTTTGGTGATTGCCTTGATTATCGCGAAGGGCGCAGACCTCTCGAAGAAGGTTGAAAACACCGCTGTGGTGGTAAAAGTGGCCATTATTATTATTTTCATTGGGATCGGGGTCTTTTACATTAAGTCCGGTAACTACGTGCCGTTTTATCCCAAGCAATTTCGCGGAGCACCCTTCGGACTTGGGGGAATTTCAACTGCGGCTGCCACCGTCTTCTTTGCCTTCATCGGGTTTGACGCGTTGGCTGCCAACTCGGCGGAAACGATTAACCCGAAACGCAACGTGGTGCGCGGGATTTTGGGGACCGTGTTAATTGCAGTAGTCCTTTACGTGGCCTTTTCGTTGGTCTTGGTTGGAATGGTGCACTATACGCAACTAAACGTTGACGATCCGGCTGCTTATGCGCTACACGTTGTTCACCTAGATGGTTGGAACAAGTTGATCACAATTGGAGCGTTGTTTGGAATCTTTACCGCCATGGTAACCATGTTCTTCGGGGGCTCTCGGTTGGTCTATGCGCTGGGTCGTGATGGCCTGCTTTCGAAGAAAATGGGGCAGGTGGATGAAAAGACCAAGGTGCCTCGGAATGCCGTGGTAATCGCGTTGGTCGTCCAAGCCTTCTTTGCCGGAGTAGTACCACTGGAACAACTGGCATCCTTGATTAACGCCGGAACGTTGCTGGCCTTTGCCTGCATCTCCTTTGGCATTATTCCGCTACGAAAGCGCAAAGACATCCCGAACGATGGGTTTAAGATGCCGTGGTACCCGGTCCTTCCAATTCTGGCCGGCTTGTGTAGCATCTATTTCATCATCATGCTACCTAATGCCACCAAGCTGGCGGTCGGATTGTGGATTGTGATTGGTTTAATCGTGTATTTTACCTATGGATTGTGGCATTCGAAGTTGCAACAACGAGATCAATCTGAATAA
- a CDS encoding cysteine hydrolase family protein: protein MMTTKQALLIIDYTNDFVADDGALTLGKTAQAAEPTIINLANQFAERGDVVILPTDLHQQDDPYHPESKLFPPHNLKDTWGREFYGQLQPWYNEHQADPNVWEMDKTRYSSFAGTDLDLQLRARGITELHLTGVASDICLLHTAVSAYNLGYQLVIHPKATAGFSPENQEFALQHFQNALGARIAD, encoded by the coding sequence ATGATGACCACCAAGCAGGCTTTACTGATTATTGACTATACCAACGATTTTGTTGCAGATGACGGAGCATTAACCCTGGGTAAAACAGCGCAAGCGGCTGAACCCACAATTATCAATCTTGCCAATCAATTCGCTGAAAGAGGCGATGTTGTCATTCTCCCCACTGATTTACACCAACAAGACGATCCCTACCATCCAGAATCCAAGCTCTTTCCCCCTCACAACCTCAAAGATACTTGGGGCCGGGAGTTTTACGGGCAGCTCCAACCCTGGTACAACGAACACCAAGCCGACCCCAACGTGTGGGAAATGGACAAAACGCGGTACAGTTCCTTTGCTGGGACCGATTTAGACTTGCAGCTGCGGGCCCGTGGCATCACCGAACTCCATTTAACCGGAGTTGCTAGTGACATCTGCCTGCTGCACACTGCGGTCAGCGCCTACAATCTGGGTTACCAACTGGTGATTCATCCTAAGGCAACCGCCGGCTTTTCGCCTGAAAACCAAGAATTTGCCTTGCAACACTTTCAAAATGCCCTCGGGGCTCGCATTGCAGATTAA
- a CDS encoding amino acid permease: MAEEKVTQHVKRGLKSRHVSMIALGGCIGTGLFVASGGAISKAGPGGALVAYILMGIMVYFLMTSLGEMATNLPVSGSFSTYAAKYVDPALGFAMGWNYWFNWAITVAVDVSTVSLVMAFWFPHFPAWIWSAIALTLIFVINALAVSAFGETEFWMSLIKVITIIIFLIVGFLTIFGIMGGHATGLSNFTYKDAPFVHGIPGIISVFVVAGFSFQGTELVGITSGEADDPRKSVPKAIHEVFWRIILFYFLAIFVIAAVIPYTSPDLLGSSASDVSISPFTIVFERAGLAAAASVMNAVILTSVISSANSGMYASTRMLYSMADEGYAPKMFGKVSKRGIPFLALLATTAVALLTFLTSFMGPQIYLWLVAASGLTGFIAWFGIALSHYRFRRAFIAQGHHLDELKYHATWFPFGPILCLILCIVVIFGQDVGAFVHGQWFQIAVTYISVPLVLALYIGYKLVKHTHLIPLDQVDVAPADLSQENKDQD, translated from the coding sequence ATGGCAGAAGAAAAGGTAACTCAGCACGTGAAGCGGGGCTTAAAGTCCCGGCACGTGTCGATGATTGCCCTCGGTGGCTGTATCGGAACTGGTTTGTTTGTTGCCAGTGGAGGAGCCATCAGTAAGGCTGGTCCGGGAGGCGCCCTGGTTGCCTACATTTTAATGGGAATCATGGTGTACTTCTTGATGACTAGTTTGGGAGAAATGGCCACGAACTTGCCGGTTTCTGGGTCGTTTTCAACCTATGCGGCGAAGTACGTGGATCCCGCATTGGGGTTTGCGATGGGCTGGAACTACTGGTTTAACTGGGCGATTACCGTGGCGGTGGACGTTTCGACCGTTTCGTTGGTCATGGCGTTTTGGTTCCCACATTTTCCGGCCTGGATTTGGAGTGCGATTGCGTTAACGCTAATCTTTGTGATTAACGCGTTAGCCGTGTCGGCCTTTGGAGAAACCGAGTTTTGGATGTCGTTGATCAAGGTGATTACCATCATCATCTTCCTCATCGTGGGATTCTTAACCATCTTTGGGATTATGGGCGGGCACGCCACCGGCTTGAGTAACTTTACCTATAAAGATGCGCCGTTTGTGCACGGAATTCCGGGAATCATCAGCGTGTTCGTGGTCGCCGGGTTCTCGTTTCAGGGAACTGAACTGGTTGGGATTACGTCTGGAGAAGCTGATGATCCGCGCAAGAGTGTGCCCAAGGCCATTCACGAAGTTTTCTGGCGGATTATTCTCTTTTACTTCCTCGCGATCTTCGTGATTGCGGCGGTAATTCCGTACACGAGTCCAGATCTGCTAGGTTCATCTGCGAGTGACGTTTCGATCAGTCCCTTTACAATTGTGTTTGAACGGGCCGGATTGGCGGCAGCGGCCAGTGTCATGAATGCGGTTATTTTAACCTCCGTGATTTCATCGGCCAACTCTGGGATGTACGCTTCGACCCGGATGCTCTATTCCATGGCGGACGAGGGTTACGCCCCGAAAATGTTTGGTAAGGTTTCCAAGCGCGGGATTCCTTTCTTAGCCTTGTTGGCTACGACCGCTGTAGCGTTATTAACCTTCTTAACTAGTTTCATGGGTCCGCAGATTTACCTGTGGTTAGTCGCTGCTTCCGGATTAACTGGGTTCATTGCCTGGTTCGGGATTGCACTTTCCCACTATCGCTTCCGGCGGGCCTTTATTGCCCAGGGACACCATCTCGACGAACTGAAGTATCACGCGACCTGGTTCCCATTTGGACCGATTCTCTGTTTGATTTTGTGTATCGTGGTAATCTTTGGCCAAGACGTGGGTGCCTTCGTTCACGGTCAATGGTTCCAAATTGCGGTAACGTACATCAGCGTGCCGCTGGTTTTGGCGCTCTACATTGGTTACAAATTGGTTAAGCATACGCATTTGATTCCATTGGACCAGGTTGACGTTGCTCCGGCTGACTTAAGTCAGGAAAACAAAGACCAGGATTAA
- the phnE gene encoding phosphonate ABC transporter, permease protein PhnE, which translates to MKPEVPQQSFVSRFHVVGIAITLVILILMYYSAIITGVDVNAFFENADQFGVVLGQMKHPDWPYLTKITGTLAQTLQMAILGTTIGTIFALPFSFLAARNIVKNPVGRWLIRLILSLIRTLPTLLLAALFVAVFGIGPMTGVITLAFFSFGMIAKLFYDIIETIDMGPVRALRATGATMLQTIRVAIIPQIAGQFMSDFMYTLEINVRSSTVLGYLGAGGIGLYLQQTLDQFDYPRTAVIILAIFAVVLVIDAISNYVRKRLQ; encoded by the coding sequence ATGAAACCGGAAGTACCGCAACAATCGTTTGTCAGCCGCTTTCACGTGGTGGGGATTGCGATTACATTGGTAATCCTCATTTTGATGTATTACTCCGCCATCATTACCGGCGTGGACGTGAACGCTTTCTTTGAAAATGCCGACCAATTTGGGGTCGTGCTGGGGCAAATGAAGCACCCAGACTGGCCATACTTAACTAAAATCACAGGAACGTTAGCCCAGACCCTCCAAATGGCAATCTTGGGGACGACGATTGGGACGATTTTTGCCCTGCCGTTTTCCTTCTTAGCTGCCCGCAACATCGTAAAAAATCCGGTGGGTCGGTGGCTGATTCGTTTGATCTTATCCTTGATTCGGACGTTACCAACCTTGCTGTTGGCTGCTTTATTCGTAGCCGTGTTTGGGATTGGACCAATGACCGGGGTGATTACCCTGGCATTCTTCTCCTTTGGGATGATTGCCAAGTTATTTTACGACATCATCGAAACGATTGACATGGGACCGGTGCGGGCCTTACGGGCCACCGGGGCCACCATGCTGCAAACGATTCGGGTGGCGATTATTCCCCAGATTGCTGGGCAGTTCATGAGTGATTTCATGTACACCTTGGAAATTAACGTGCGGTCCTCAACCGTATTAGGTTACTTAGGGGCCGGGGGAATTGGTTTGTACTTACAACAAACCCTCGATCAATTCGATTACCCGCGGACAGCCGTGATTATTCTGGCAATTTTTGCCGTTGTTCTAGTCATCGACGCAATTAGTAATTACGTAAGGAAGCGACTTCAATAA
- the phnE gene encoding phosphonate ABC transporter, permease protein PhnE: MNKIKTTAFERLKWLIVAALIIIIYIWSINGIPFTGIQKSASSVSTAIFKGIIHPEWSYVYNGSGEDLVSQLVITLAIAFLGTIISAFLSVPLAFLAAQTTKNFFHPRSTIGKVILTAIRAFPEVVLAILFIKMVGPGSFAGVLAIGVHSVGMLGKLFSEAIEEMDRSAETAIIAAGGTKIQTFRIATLPTILPALMSYTLYRFEISVRSASILGLVGAGGIGTPMMFALQTRDWSKTGIILLGIVVMVIVIDTCSSAIRKRLG; the protein is encoded by the coding sequence ATGAATAAAATAAAAACAACCGCATTCGAACGCTTGAAGTGGCTCATCGTAGCCGCCCTGATTATCATCATTTACATCTGGTCCATTAACGGGATTCCCTTTACCGGAATTCAAAAATCAGCTAGCAGCGTTAGCACGGCCATCTTCAAGGGGATTATCCATCCGGAGTGGTCCTACGTCTATAACGGAAGCGGGGAAGATCTGGTTTCACAACTGGTGATTACCTTGGCGATTGCCTTTTTGGGAACCATCATCTCGGCCTTTCTGAGTGTGCCGTTGGCCTTCTTGGCAGCACAAACTACCAAGAACTTCTTTCACCCGCGGTCTACGATTGGGAAGGTGATTTTAACCGCCATCCGGGCTTTCCCAGAAGTGGTCTTAGCCATTCTCTTCATTAAAATGGTGGGACCCGGGTCCTTTGCCGGGGTGCTGGCTATCGGGGTGCACTCGGTTGGGATGCTGGGGAAGCTCTTCTCCGAAGCCATCGAAGAAATGGACCGGAGTGCTGAAACAGCCATCATTGCTGCCGGAGGGACGAAAATCCAAACCTTTCGGATTGCTACCCTGCCGACCATTTTGCCGGCGTTAATGTCTTACACTTTGTATCGGTTTGAGATTTCCGTTCGGTCGGCTTCCATCCTAGGACTGGTAGGAGCCGGAGGAATCGGGACGCCAATGATGTTTGCATTGCAAACCCGGGACTGGTCCAAAACGGGGATCATTCTCTTGGGAATCGTGGTCATGGTCATTGTGATCGATACCTGTTCTTCGGCAATTAGAAAACGATTAGGTTAA
- the purK gene encoding 5-(carboxyamino)imidazole ribonucleotide synthase: protein MTKSVTLPPATLGIIGGGQLGRMMAEAAKPLGYRVVVVDPQPDAPAGQVADQQLVAAYDDRAALAQLAQQCDVLTYEFENVDAETLAEVSTPAQLPQGVEILNITSDRLLEKQFIEWQGIPVTDFQAVDHLDDLAAAVAKLGTPAILKTRHGGYDGHGQWNVPNPAAVEQLLQTVDPKVGPFLLEKQLMFSEEVSMMVTRAADGQITTWPLAHNVHQDHILKVTQVNADDDPRLTEAAEAAAAKIAAGLQLRGVLGVEMFVVDHQIVVNELAPRPHNSGHYTIEGCNISQFEGHVRSIMGLPIEKPRLIEPEATMINLLGDQLTQAQQSLPDYPEWHFHDYQKDQIKPHRKMAHITVLGHANQQRLLEWEQTHHENN, encoded by the coding sequence ATGACTAAGTCCGTAACTTTACCACCAGCCACCTTAGGAATCATCGGGGGTGGTCAACTGGGTCGCATGATGGCGGAAGCGGCCAAGCCCCTCGGCTACCGGGTGGTAGTGGTTGATCCGCAACCGGATGCCCCGGCAGGTCAAGTGGCTGACCAACAACTGGTGGCTGCTTACGATGACCGCGCGGCCTTAGCTCAACTCGCCCAACAATGTGACGTGCTGACCTACGAATTTGAAAACGTTGATGCCGAAACGTTAGCAGAAGTTAGCACGCCGGCCCAATTACCTCAGGGCGTTGAGATTTTAAACATCACGTCTGATCGACTCCTAGAAAAGCAGTTCATTGAATGGCAGGGGATTCCGGTGACCGACTTTCAGGCGGTAGATCACCTGGACGATTTAGCCGCGGCGGTGGCTAAACTAGGAACGCCCGCCATTTTAAAGACCCGTCACGGTGGCTACGACGGTCACGGACAGTGGAACGTGCCCAATCCGGCAGCGGTGGAACAGTTACTGCAAACGGTTGATCCTAAGGTGGGGCCTTTCTTGCTAGAAAAGCAGCTGATGTTTAGCGAAGAAGTTAGCATGATGGTCACCAGAGCCGCTGATGGTCAGATTACCACCTGGCCGTTAGCCCACAACGTTCATCAGGATCACATTCTGAAGGTGACTCAGGTTAACGCGGATGATGACCCGCGATTGACGGAGGCGGCGGAAGCAGCGGCTGCAAAGATTGCTGCTGGCTTACAACTCCGCGGGGTTTTAGGGGTGGAAATGTTCGTGGTTGATCACCAGATTGTGGTGAACGAACTGGCCCCTCGTCCCCACAACTCCGGTCACTACACAATTGAAGGGTGTAATATTTCCCAATTTGAAGGCCACGTGCGCAGCATCATGGGACTGCCAATTGAAAAACCCCGGTTAATTGAACCAGAAGCCACCATGATTAACTTGTTAGGCGATCAATTAACCCAGGCGCAACAATCGTTACCGGATTATCCGGAGTGGCACTTTCACGATTACCAAAAGGATCAGATTAAACCACACCGCAAGATGGCGCACATCACCGTCTTGGGACACGCTAACCAGCAGCGTTTATTAGAATGGGAGCAGACTCATCATGAAAATAACTAA
- a CDS encoding phosphate/phosphite/phosphonate ABC transporter substrate-binding protein — MKVNRLLKFGLLALVLLMVGGGLSGCRKHSNAENYQPKKLVVEFNPSSNAGKMEARAKPLEKMLEQQLHIPVKVVVSTSGSSMVEALGSKTADVAFLAPTAYALGHANYGVKAILQATRYKYGPDSTEAVTNIPTNTYLGEIVVRKNGKVKNLNDLNGKKIAIQDTTSTAGYIFPAVELEEHGINIHKNGIKTFTVKGADQGVLSVYNGNADAAFVFQGARKIAAKDDPNVMKDTSVLYKTKPIPNDTISVRRDMSPKWDKKIANAFQTIAKSKKGHKIIYEIYSHQGYVPVKDSDFNIVRTYLRKVGRLDE, encoded by the coding sequence ATGAAGGTCAACAGGTTACTAAAGTTCGGATTATTAGCGTTGGTCCTGCTAATGGTCGGAGGTGGTTTGAGTGGTTGTAGGAAACACTCGAACGCCGAAAATTACCAACCCAAGAAGCTCGTGGTGGAATTTAACCCATCTTCTAATGCCGGTAAGATGGAAGCCCGGGCGAAACCACTGGAAAAAATGCTAGAGCAACAACTCCACATTCCCGTCAAAGTGGTAGTTTCCACGAGTGGGAGTTCGATGGTGGAAGCCTTGGGTTCTAAAACGGCCGACGTGGCCTTTTTAGCCCCGACTGCTTATGCCTTAGGGCACGCTAACTACGGGGTTAAGGCCATTTTGCAGGCGACCCGGTATAAATACGGTCCTGATTCAACAGAAGCCGTGACTAACATCCCCACGAACACGTATTTAGGTGAGATCGTGGTTCGGAAGAACGGAAAGGTCAAAAACCTCAACGATTTGAATGGAAAGAAGATCGCGATTCAAGATACGACTTCGACCGCGGGTTACATTTTCCCAGCGGTGGAGCTAGAAGAACACGGGATTAACATTCACAAAAACGGGATTAAGACCTTCACGGTGAAGGGAGCCGACCAAGGGGTCTTATCCGTTTACAACGGTAACGCTGACGCCGCCTTCGTTTTCCAAGGGGCGCGTAAGATTGCCGCCAAGGATGATCCCAACGTGATGAAGGATACTTCGGTTTTGTACAAAACCAAGCCCATTCCGAACGATACGATTTCTGTACGTCGGGATATGAGTCCGAAGTGGGATAAGAAAATTGCCAATGCCTTTCAAACAATTGCTAAATCGAAAAAGGGACACAAGATTATTTACGAAATCTATAGTCACCAAGGCTACGTTCCGGTTAAGGATAGCGACTTTAACATTGTGCGGACGTACCTACGCAAAGTTGGACGACTAGATGAATAA
- the phnC gene encoding phosphonate ABC transporter ATP-binding protein → MAAKTVLELKHVNKVYPNGVKGLDDINFTVHEGEFVAVVGLSGAGKSTLFNSINRMIDVTDGQVLVDGTDITKVNGKELRRMRRKIGMIFQSFNLVDRTTVQKNVLAGRTGYYPTWKTLLGIYSKEDKQQAVAQLEKVNMVKKLYRRADQLSGGQKQRVAIARTLMQNPTLVLADEPVASLDPKTSKGVMDDLYNLKKHEHITVLVNLHSMELALKYADRIIGLRDGKLVYNKPIAESNEADLRDVYEHGRDN, encoded by the coding sequence GTGGCTGCAAAAACGGTATTAGAACTCAAACACGTGAATAAGGTATACCCGAATGGGGTCAAGGGATTAGACGACATTAACTTTACGGTCCACGAGGGTGAATTCGTGGCCGTGGTCGGACTGTCAGGGGCCGGGAAGAGTACGTTATTTAACTCGATTAACCGGATGATTGATGTGACTGACGGTCAGGTATTAGTTGACGGAACGGACATTACGAAGGTCAACGGCAAGGAACTACGCCGGATGCGTCGAAAAATCGGTATGATCTTCCAAAGCTTTAACCTGGTTGACCGCACCACGGTGCAAAAGAACGTACTGGCCGGCCGAACCGGTTACTACCCAACCTGGAAAACCTTACTGGGGATTTACTCTAAGGAAGACAAACAACAAGCAGTGGCCCAACTGGAAAAAGTAAACATGGTCAAGAAACTGTACCGGCGGGCCGACCAACTGTCTGGCGGACAAAAGCAACGGGTAGCAATTGCGCGGACCTTGATGCAAAATCCCACGCTAGTGCTGGCCGATGAACCGGTGGCTTCTTTGGACCCGAAAACCAGTAAGGGTGTGATGGACGACCTTTACAACCTCAAGAAACACGAACACATTACCGTATTAGTGAACCTGCACTCGATGGAACTGGCGTTGAAGTACGCGGATCGGATTATCGGGCTCCGGGATGGAAAACTGGTTTACAACAAGCCAATTGCCGAATCGAACGAAGCTGACCTGCGGGATGTTTACGAACACGGGAGGGATAACTAA
- the serS gene encoding serine--tRNA ligase, which produces MLDIKLIRQKPDWIKEKLATRGVSPETIDQLLELDQQRRDLIVQTEQLKAERNEVSDQISQLKRNKEDAEAPIKRMREVGAEIKQLDQDLEKVEAEQHDVAAHLPNIPNDQVPVSLTEDGAVELRKVGNPRQFDFTPKAHWEIGEELDILDFQRSSKVAGSRFVYYLGAGAMLERAVYNFYLDENDKAGYTEVLPPYMVNSDSMYGTGQFPKFLETKAGFEIAGSDLTMIPTAEVPLVNFYRDEVIPADKLPVKFTALTPAFRSEAGSAGRDTKGLIRLHQFNKVEMVQFTKPEDSWDALENITHQAESSLQKLGLPYHVITLTSSDMSFTAAMTHDLEVWMPAQNCYREISSCSNTTDFQARRAHIQYRDENGKLQYVHTLNGSGLAVGRTVAAILENYQNEDGSVTIPDALQPYMHGMKKITKQQLF; this is translated from the coding sequence ATGTTAGACATTAAGTTAATTCGGCAAAAACCAGATTGGATTAAGGAAAAGCTGGCCACCCGGGGTGTGAGTCCAGAAACGATTGATCAATTATTGGAATTAGACCAACAACGACGGGATTTAATTGTGCAAACCGAACAGTTAAAGGCCGAACGAAATGAGGTTTCGGACCAAATTTCGCAATTAAAACGCAACAAAGAGGATGCCGAAGCACCCATCAAACGGATGCGGGAAGTCGGCGCTGAAATCAAACAGTTAGACCAGGACTTAGAAAAGGTAGAAGCCGAACAACATGATGTAGCTGCCCACCTGCCTAACATTCCGAACGATCAAGTTCCAGTTAGCTTAACTGAGGATGGGGCTGTCGAATTACGTAAAGTTGGAAATCCTCGTCAATTTGACTTTACGCCCAAGGCTCATTGGGAAATCGGGGAAGAGCTCGATATTTTGGACTTTCAACGTAGTTCCAAGGTAGCGGGCAGCCGGTTTGTTTACTACCTCGGGGCCGGAGCCATGTTAGAACGGGCTGTGTATAACTTCTACCTGGATGAAAATGATAAAGCTGGCTACACAGAAGTTTTACCACCATACATGGTGAACTCGGATTCGATGTACGGAACCGGACAATTTCCGAAGTTCTTGGAAACCAAGGCCGGGTTTGAAATTGCGGGCAGTGATTTAACCATGATTCCGACGGCCGAAGTTCCCTTAGTAAACTTCTATCGTGATGAAGTGATTCCTGCAGATAAACTACCAGTGAAGTTTACGGCCTTAACTCCTGCCTTTCGTTCTGAAGCTGGAAGTGCCGGACGGGATACCAAGGGCTTAATCCGGTTGCACCAGTTTAACAAGGTCGAAATGGTGCAATTCACAAAGCCCGAAGATTCCTGGGATGCCCTGGAAAACATTACGCACCAAGCAGAAAGCTCATTACAAAAATTGGGCCTGCCGTACCATGTCATTACGTTAACTTCGAGTGACATGAGTTTTACGGCTGCCATGACCCACGATTTGGAAGTCTGGATGCCAGCCCAAAACTGTTATCGAGAAATTTCAAGTTGTTCGAACACCACTGATTTCCAGGCCCGGCGTGCTCACATTCAGTACCGAGATGAAAACGGAAAATTACAGTACGTCCACACTCTGAACGGTTCTGGGCTAGCCGTGGGTCGGACGGTTGCTGCCATTTTGGAAAATTACCAAAACGAAGACGGTTCGGTCACGATTCCGGACGCCTTGCAACCATACATGCACGGCATGAAGAAAATTACCAAACAACAACTCTTTTAA
- a CDS encoding deoxynucleoside kinase, with protein MIVLSGPIGAGKTTLTTLLAEHLNAPAFYESVDDNEILPLFYQDPQKYAFLLQIYFLNKRLDAIKEANANQYSVMDRSLFEDSLLFHLNADLGRSTKTEVETYDSLLANMLDPVSPDDYQKIPDLLIYLHVSFETMLARIKKRGRSYEQIEHDASLYDYYRELNRRYDQWFAQYDLSPKLEIDGDQLEFVDNPQAREQIFRLVDQKIAQILG; from the coding sequence ATGATTGTTTTATCGGGACCAATTGGAGCGGGGAAGACGACGTTAACCACGCTGTTAGCGGAGCATTTGAACGCGCCCGCTTTTTATGAATCAGTGGATGATAATGAGATTCTGCCGTTGTTTTATCAGGATCCGCAAAAGTACGCCTTTTTGTTGCAGATCTACTTTTTAAACAAACGACTGGATGCGATTAAGGAGGCCAACGCTAACCAGTACAGCGTGATGGACCGGTCCTTATTTGAAGACTCGTTGTTGTTTCATTTAAACGCGGATTTAGGTCGTTCCACCAAGACGGAAGTAGAAACGTACGACTCGTTACTGGCCAATATGTTGGATCCGGTGTCTCCCGATGATTATCAAAAGATTCCTGATCTTTTAATCTACTTGCACGTTTCCTTTGAAACGATGTTAGCCCGGATTAAAAAACGGGGTCGTAGTTACGAACAGATTGAGCACGATGCGAGTCTGTATGATTACTATCGAGAACTTAATCGGCGTTACGATCAGTGGTTTGCTCAGTATGACCTATCGCCCAAGCTAGAAATTGACGGTGATCAACTGGAGTTTGTGGATAATCCACAAGCCCGGGAGCAAATTTTTCGGCTGGTGGATCAAAAAATTGCCCAAATTTTGGGGTAA
- the purE gene encoding 5-(carboxyamino)imidazole ribonucleotide mutase — MEKVWIIMGSKSDWATMKNAAAVLTELQVPYAVHIISAHRTPARLATMAEQAEANNVQVVIAGAGGAAHLPGMFAANTVIPVIGVPVESHSLHGMDSLLSIAQMPAGVSVATMAIGVPGAKNAGHLVAQILGLQDPEQQQRVRDYRRKAAERVVESEAELDD; from the coding sequence ATGGAAAAGGTATGGATTATCATGGGTTCGAAATCAGACTGGGCAACGATGAAAAACGCGGCAGCGGTTTTAACTGAGCTGCAGGTTCCGTACGCCGTCCATATTATTTCAGCACACCGGACGCCCGCTCGCTTAGCAACCATGGCTGAACAGGCAGAAGCAAACAATGTGCAGGTTGTAATTGCCGGAGCCGGTGGGGCCGCCCATTTACCGGGAATGTTTGCCGCTAACACGGTCATCCCCGTGATTGGGGTGCCGGTTGAAAGTCACAGCCTGCACGGCATGGATTCGCTGCTGAGCATTGCGCAGATGCCAGCTGGAGTTTCCGTGGCGACGATGGCCATTGGGGTGCCAGGAGCAAAAAACGCCGGTCATTTGGTTGCCCAAATCTTAGGCTTACAGGATCCGGAGCAGCAACAACGAGTGCGTGATTACCGGCGTAAAGCCGCTGAACGAGTAGTGGAAAGTGAGGCGGAACTCGATGACTAA